A portion of the Stigmatella aurantiaca DW4/3-1 genome contains these proteins:
- a CDS encoding sugar phosphate isomerase/epimerase family protein: MPRPVTLFTGQWADLPLSELAPLARRMGYDGLELACWGDHFNVQEALASTAYVKNKRALLESHGLKCLAIGNHLVGQAVCDLIDERHQSIVPAHVWGDGSPEGVRQRAAQEMKDTARAAAAFGVKTVTGFTGSSVWHATYAFPPTSQAFWDKGFADFGQRWTPILDTFEAHGVQFALEVHPTEIAFDIASAQRAIEAVKGHRRFGFNFDPSHLGYQGVDYVKFLRTFTDRVFNVHMKDVWWGRGDGTVGVFGGHTSFGDPRRFWDFRSLGRGMVDFESIIVALNDIGYAGPLSVEWEDSRMDRVHGATESAAFCKRLDFPAAAGAFDAVFDKDKQARVGG; this comes from the coding sequence ATGCCGAGACCTGTCACGCTGTTCACCGGCCAATGGGCCGATCTGCCGCTCTCCGAACTCGCACCGCTGGCCCGGCGAATGGGCTACGACGGCCTGGAGCTGGCCTGCTGGGGCGACCATTTCAACGTCCAGGAGGCGCTCGCCTCCACCGCCTATGTGAAGAACAAGCGGGCCCTGCTCGAATCCCACGGCCTGAAGTGCTTGGCGATCGGCAACCACCTGGTGGGCCAGGCGGTGTGCGACCTGATCGACGAGCGGCATCAGTCCATCGTCCCCGCGCACGTGTGGGGCGATGGCAGCCCGGAGGGGGTACGCCAGCGCGCGGCCCAGGAGATGAAGGACACGGCGCGGGCCGCCGCCGCCTTCGGGGTGAAGACCGTCACCGGCTTCACCGGCTCCTCGGTGTGGCACGCCACCTACGCCTTCCCGCCGACCTCGCAGGCCTTCTGGGACAAGGGCTTCGCCGACTTCGGGCAGCGCTGGACGCCGATCCTCGACACGTTCGAGGCGCACGGCGTCCAGTTCGCCCTGGAGGTGCACCCGACGGAGATCGCCTTCGACATCGCCTCGGCCCAGCGCGCCATCGAGGCGGTGAAGGGCCACCGCCGCTTCGGCTTCAACTTCGACCCCAGCCACCTGGGCTACCAGGGCGTGGACTACGTGAAGTTCCTCCGCACGTTCACCGATCGCGTCTTCAACGTGCACATGAAGGACGTGTGGTGGGGCCGGGGCGATGGCACCGTGGGCGTGTTCGGCGGCCACACGAGCTTCGGGGATCCCCGCCGCTTCTGGGACTTCCGCAGCCTCGGCCGAGGCATGGTGGACTTCGAGTCCATCATCGTCGCGCTCAATGACATCGGCTATGCCGGCCCCTTGAGCGTGGAGTGGGAAGACAGCCGGATGGACCGGGTGCACGGGGCCACCGAGAGCGCGGCCTTCTGCAAGCGGCTCGACTTTCCCGCCGCGGCGGGCGCCTTCGATGCCGTGTTCGACAAGGACAAGCAAGCGCGGGTGGGCGGATGA